Proteins encoded within one genomic window of Micromonospora halotolerans:
- the idi gene encoding isopentenyl-diphosphate Delta-isomerase — MTAREKHLVELVDDGGRVLGETTVAAAHQPPGRLHRAFSVLLVDPRGRILLQQRAAVKTRFPLRWANACCGHPLPGESLVEAANRRLAEELGVDPVDLTEVGVYVYYAEDPATGRVEFEYDHVLRADVPADLPIRPDPDEVATLRWVDPHELEAELDVDPRAYAPWLGGVVNRLLRPARPVADVTRTGAPADKAPERSGGG, encoded by the coding sequence TTGACGGCCCGGGAGAAGCACCTCGTCGAGCTGGTCGACGACGGCGGGCGGGTGCTCGGCGAGACCACCGTGGCCGCCGCCCACCAGCCACCCGGCCGGCTGCACCGGGCCTTCTCGGTGCTGCTGGTCGACCCGCGGGGGCGGATCCTGCTGCAACAGCGGGCCGCCGTGAAGACCCGGTTCCCGCTGCGCTGGGCCAACGCCTGCTGCGGCCACCCCCTGCCCGGCGAGTCGCTGGTCGAGGCCGCCAACCGGCGGCTCGCCGAGGAACTCGGCGTCGACCCGGTCGACCTCACCGAGGTCGGGGTCTACGTCTACTACGCCGAGGACCCGGCCACCGGTCGGGTCGAGTTCGAGTACGACCACGTGCTGCGCGCCGACGTACCGGCCGACCTGCCGATCCGGCCCGACCCGGACGAGGTGGCCACCCTGCGCTGGGTCGACCCCCACGAGCTGGAGGCGGAGCTGGACGTCGACCCCCGCGCGTACGCGCCCTGGCTCGGCGGGGTGGTGAACCGGCTGCTGCGGCCGGCCCGTCCCGTCGCCGACGTGACCCGGACGGGCGCGCCGGCCGACAAGGCACCGGAGCGGTCGGGTGGCGGATGA
- a CDS encoding MerR family transcriptional regulator, translating to MADEALSAGAVARRLGVAVTTLRTWHQRYGLGPSEHVPGHHRRYTPADLARLDIMRRLTAEGVAPAEAARWARQAPAVLPAERPGLNRRVTAARDGGGTTIPVGRAGPVARGVARAAMRLDSVAIGRAIAHALATDGVVPTWDGLLRPVLAGIGERHAATGGLVEVEHLMSRCVSEAFATVARAHPAAGPARILLACADEEQHTLPLEALAAALAEVGVGYRMLGARVPVPALVEAVNRTGPAAVVLWSHTRATADPDQLTAVLAAPRRPLLVLAAGPGWRADTLPAGVVRPVNLAEAVSLAVAVRDSLDQSTTG from the coding sequence GTGGCGGATGAGGCGCTGAGCGCGGGAGCCGTCGCGCGCCGGCTGGGGGTCGCCGTCACCACCCTGCGCACGTGGCACCAGCGCTACGGCCTCGGCCCCAGCGAGCACGTGCCGGGGCACCACCGGCGCTACACGCCCGCGGACCTCGCGCGCCTGGACATCATGCGCCGGCTCACCGCGGAGGGGGTCGCCCCCGCCGAGGCCGCGCGCTGGGCCCGGCAGGCACCGGCCGTCCTCCCCGCCGAACGGCCCGGGCTGAACCGGCGGGTCACGGCGGCCCGGGACGGCGGCGGAACGACCATCCCGGTCGGCCGCGCCGGACCGGTGGCCCGCGGCGTGGCCCGCGCCGCCATGCGGCTGGACTCGGTGGCGATCGGCCGGGCCATCGCGCACGCCCTCGCCACCGACGGCGTGGTCCCCACCTGGGACGGGCTGCTGCGGCCGGTGCTCGCCGGCATCGGCGAACGGCACGCCGCCACCGGCGGGCTGGTCGAGGTCGAGCACCTGATGTCCCGCTGCGTCTCCGAGGCGTTCGCCACCGTGGCCCGGGCACACCCGGCCGCCGGGCCGGCCCGGATCCTGCTCGCCTGCGCCGATGAGGAACAACACACCCTGCCGCTGGAGGCGCTGGCCGCCGCCCTGGCCGAGGTCGGGGTGGGCTACCGGATGCTGGGCGCCCGGGTGCCGGTGCCCGCCCTGGTCGAGGCGGTCAACCGCACCGGCCCGGCGGCCGTGGTGCTCTGGTCGCACACCCGCGCCACGGCCGATCCGGACCAGCTCACCGCGGTGCTCGCCGCCCCGCGCCGCCCCCTGCTGGTGCTCGCCGCCGGGCCGGGCTGGCGGGCCGACACGCTCCCGGCCGGGGTGGTCCGCCCGGTGAACCTGGCCGAGGCGGTCTCCCTGGCGGTGGCCGTACGGGATTCCCTGGACCAGTCGACGACGGGCTGA
- a CDS encoding polysaccharide deacetylase family protein: MRPRAVLAFALGLVLLMAGCGEPGKTPSQAGASPAAPAAPAPSPTPSPRPSPSRTTPPKPKLRPMPKTLPAGLHRSSGSQGVALTFDDGPDPRYTPQILDQLRAAHVTATFCLVGKQAKRYPQLVARIAREGHQICNHSWRHDINLGRRPLAEIRADLVRTNQAIRAAAPRVPITWFRQPGGRWTAEELTVARQLGLRPLHWSVDPQDWDHPPAKTIVKRVTAATHHGSIVLMHDAGGDRTQTMAACRHLIPDLKRRYGISRLR; the protein is encoded by the coding sequence ATGCGTCCACGCGCCGTGCTGGCGTTCGCCCTCGGCCTGGTCCTCCTCATGGCCGGCTGCGGCGAGCCCGGCAAGACCCCGTCCCAGGCCGGCGCCTCACCGGCCGCCCCGGCCGCCCCGGCGCCGTCGCCCACGCCGAGCCCACGGCCCAGCCCGAGCCGCACCACCCCGCCCAAGCCCAAGCTGCGGCCGATGCCGAAGACCCTGCCCGCCGGGCTGCACCGCTCCAGCGGCAGCCAAGGGGTCGCCCTCACCTTCGACGACGGGCCGGACCCCCGGTACACGCCGCAGATCCTCGACCAGCTCCGGGCGGCCCACGTCACGGCGACCTTCTGCCTGGTCGGCAAGCAGGCCAAGCGCTACCCGCAGCTGGTGGCCCGGATCGCCCGCGAGGGGCACCAGATCTGCAACCACAGCTGGCGGCACGACATCAACCTCGGCCGCCGGCCGCTGGCCGAGATCCGGGCCGACCTGGTCCGCACCAACCAGGCCATCCGGGCGGCCGCGCCGCGTGTCCCGATCACCTGGTTCCGCCAGCCCGGCGGCCGCTGGACGGCGGAGGAGCTGACGGTGGCCCGCCAGCTCGGGCTGCGCCCGCTGCACTGGAGCGTCGACCCGCAGGACTGGGATCACCCGCCGGCGAAGACGATCGTCAAGCGGGTGACGGCCGCGACCCACCACGGCTCGATCGTCCTGATGCACGACGCGGGCGGCGACCGGACCCAGACGATGGCCGCCTGCCGGCACCTGATTCCGGACCTCAAGCGGCGGTACGGGATCTCCCGGCTACGGTGA